In the Candidatus Cloacimonadota bacterium genome, AAAAATTACATTTGAAGGTCGGAACTTATGAGAATCCACCCAAGATATTTACCGATGAGAATGGTGAAATAAGCGGATTCTGGGCAGACATCACAGAAGAAATTGCCAAGCTGGAAAATTGGGAAATCCAATGGGTTCATGGAACATGGGATCAATGCCTGCAGCGTTTGGAAAATAATGAAATCGACATAATGGTTGATGTAGGTTTAACTCCGAAAAGACAGGAAAGATTTGCCTTCTCAAAAGAAACAGTACTGCTCAGTTGGGTAAGAATATATAAGAAAAACGGATCTGATATTCAAACAATTCTTGACTTGGAAGGTAAAAAAATAGCCGGATTAAAAGGCAGTTTCGATTTGGATGGCCCGGAAGGATTAAAAAAAGTTACAAGAGAATTTAAAATCAATTGCGAAATCATAGAAATGGAAAACTATGATGAAATTTTCCAGGCTTTAGACAATAAACAAATCGATGCAGGAGTCGTAGATAAAGATTTTGGAAATATTCACAGTATTAATTTCAATATC is a window encoding:
- a CDS encoding transporter substrate-binding domain-containing protein — encoded protein: MKKRIVLTFFLIICSALSLLATEKLHLKVGTYENPPKIFTDENGEISGFWADITEEIAKLENWEIQWVHGTWDQCLQRLENNEIDIMVDVGLTPKRQERFAFSKETVLLSWVRIYKKNGSDIQTILDLEGKKIAGLKGSFDLDGPEGLKKVTREFKINCEIIEMENYDEIFQALDNKQIDAGVVDKDFGNIHSINFNIEKTSIILQPAYMNFALSKKANLTPYLIERIDAQIRELKKNNNSIYYHSIDKHLGGDDEITFLPLWLKLIFIIIFLLTVIF